From a region of the Haematobia irritans isolate KBUSLIRL chromosome 4, ASM5000362v1, whole genome shotgun sequence genome:
- the LOC142236081 gene encoding uncharacterized protein LOC142236081 codes for MFKFAPIVFALIACVSAKPGLFGTPLAYTAPAAVVAAAPAPFVTATSSQVVARNYNGIATAPIVAPVAAPIVTKAFAPAATPFATPVVAKTFAAPLAAAAYTTPVVAKYAAGTPLAYTSPLAYTTPLAYTAPVTYAAAPRPIVW; via the exons ATGTTCAAATTC GCTCCCATTGTCTTTGCCCTTATTGCCTGTGTTTCTGCTAAGCCTGGTTTATTCGGCACTCCTTTGGCCTATACCGCACCAGCGGCTGTAGTTGCTGCTGCTCCAGCTCCTTTTGTCACCGCCACCAGCAGCCAAGTTGTGGCTCGCAACTATAATGGAATAGCCACTGCACCAATTGTTGCTCCTGTTGCTGCTCCAATTGTCACCAAGGCTTTTGCACCTGCTGCTACTCCATTCGCTACCCCAGTTGTTGCAAAGACTTTTGCTGCTCCCCTTGCTGCTGCTGCCTATACAACTCCCGTTGTTGCTAAATATGCTGCTGGTACACCTTTGGCTTATACCTCACCTTTGGCCTATACCACACCTTTGGCCTACACAGCTCCTGTGACATATGCTGCCGCCCCACGTCCAATTGTATGGTAA